The following is a genomic window from Actinomadura rubteroloni.
CCGAAGCCGGGTCCTACAACCTCAAGACCGGCACGTGGCACTCGGTGAACACCTTCTACGCCCAGTTGGAGAAGAAGGTCGGGCTCTGCGACGCCGTCAAGATGGCCAAGCGGTTCGGGATGAAGAAGGCGACCGGTGAGCCGCTGGACGAGGTCCCGTCCCAGGTGCTCGGTACCAACGACATCGACATGGTGCACCTCGCCGCCGCCTACGCCGGTTTCGCCGCGCGCGGGAAGTACTGCACGCCGATCTCGGTCACGTCGGTCACCGACCTGAACGGCAAGAAGATCTCCGTGCCCGGCTCCAACTGCAGCCAGGTCATCGACGAGCCGCTGGCCGACGAGGTCAACTCGATCCTCCAGGGCGTCCTGACCCGGGGCACCGCGCGGGGACGGAGCATCGGCCGTCCCGCCGCCGGCAAGACCGGTACCTGTGAAGAGCACATGTGCGCCGTGTTCGCCGGATTCACCCCGAACCTCGCCGCCGCGACCGCGTACTGGGACCCGCGCGGCCCCAACCGCTACAAGGTCTACGGCGTCTTCGGCGCCGACCAGCCCGCCTCGATCTGGCAGCAGAGCATGGAGCGCGCCCTCTCCGGCCGCCCGGCCCTCGGCTTCTCCCGCCCGGTCGGCGACTTCGGCGACACCGCGACCGTCCCGGACGTCCGCGGCATGACCGTCGACGACGCCATCGCACGCCTCAAGGCGGAACAGTTCTCGGTGAGCGTCGCGTCCGGCGCCGTCGAATCCGATGAGGAGAAGGGCCGCGTCGCGTCCACCTCACCCGACGGCGGCACCGACGCCCCGATCGGCAGCTCGGTCATCATCTACGTGAGCAAGGGCAAGCCGGACAAGCCCGAGAACGGCGACAGCCCGCCGCCGTCCCCGAACCTCCCGCCCGACTTCCCACTCCCCGGCCGCGGCGGCCACTGACGCGCGGACGGCGGAAGGGCCGGACGTTGTCACCTGACCCGTAGGAATAGACGTACTTCGTGCAGTACGTGCTCCCTCAAGCAGGGCCGGTTTGCGTGTCGATATAGCGCCAGCATGCTCGGCAACAATGCCCATTGGTCAAGCTGGGCATCTTCGTCCACCGCGTGAGACTGTAGTTGGACGCCGCGCCGATGTTCGTGGAGTAGCCGCGCACATACTTCTCCGCGCGCGTGCACTCGCGTATGTAGACGCGCCGCCAGACGGCCCCGAAGCTGTCGACGCTGATGCACGCCCAGCCCGCATGGCAGGCGTGGTTGTAGCGGAACTGCGTCGTGATCGCGCCTGAGTCCTGGTCATAACGCGTCGCGGCCGCCTGCGTAGGAACTGCACCTGGTGGGCTGGGGCCCTTGCCGGTGCAGCCGCCCCGCGTGCACGTCGCCGCTGAGGCTGGGACTGTCAGCACATAGTCCCGGCCGCAGCCAGGACCGCCACCGCTGTGACCGACCTGATGAATTTCAGCAAAGAAAACTTCTCTACCCTGGCGGGTCGGCCGAGTGTTCTTCGAAAGAATACGGGGACCGTCCTGTACGCGCTGGCCATCTCCGATGCCATTACCCTGTTCGGATATACCGGTATCGGCGGGGTCGCAGGACGCATGTCCCGCGGCCCCGCTCCGGCGTACCGACTCGGGAGACGGCTGGTGCTACTGAGACTCTTCTATGCGTGCGTCGCACTGATCGTCGCGGCTGTCGCAATCCTGGTCGGTTTCATGGTCATGACCGCGAAGGAGCGCGACGCCGCGGCACGAGCCGAGTCACGGGAGTTCGCCGCCCAGTTCATCGACCGGCTCAGCACGGCGACCGAGCGAAAGATGCCTCCGGAAAGCGCACTGCGCGAGATCGCAGGCCGCGGCCCCGGGATCGACATCCGATGGTTTTCGCCCGGCACTTCGACGCTCTTCTTTCGCAGCATCTCGTCGCCCTACGTACGGCCGGCCTCGATGGGCGGATCCATGAACATGACGACGTGCTACCGCGTCGTCCTCGCAGTCGGCCGGCCAGCCGCCGCGAAGGAAGTGTCGTGCTACTGACCGGTCAGGCGGTGAGCTGGCGTTTCACCTCGGCGGCGACGCGTCCGCCTTCCGCGCGGCCGGCGACCTTCGGGTTGACGACCTTCATGACCTGGCCGATGCCGCGCGGGCCGGCGGCGCCCGTCTCGGCGATCGCGTCCGCGACGAGCGCGGTCAGTTCGGCGTCGGCGAGCTGCGCCGGGAGGTAGGCGTCCAGGACGCCGTTCTCGTCGCGCTCGGCCTGCGCCTGCTCGGCGCGCCCGGCGTCCGCGAACGCCGTCGCGGCCTCGCGGCGCTTCTTCGCCTCGCGCGCGAGCACCTTGACGACGTCGTCGTCGGACAGCTCGCGCGCCTTCTTCCCGGCGACCTCCTCGTTCTTCACCGCGGTCAGCGCCATGCGCAGCGTGCGGGTGCGCAGTTCGTCCCGGGCCTTCATCGCGGCGGACAGGTCGGTCTCCAGCCTCGCCTTCAGGTCGCTCATGGTCACATCATGCCCTTCCGGCGCGTCCCACTCATCACGATTACCGTCGGTCCCCCGCGTCTGGAACGATGGGACGATCGGGAAGGAGAACCGTGCGAAAGCTGTACGCCGTACCCCTGGGACTCGCCGCCGCCGGCGCCGCCACCTTCGGGTACGCCTCGGTCATCGAGCGCAACTGGTTCCGGCTGCGCCGGGTCGAGGTGCCGGTGCTGCCGCCCGGCCGTCCGGCGATCAAGGTGCTGCACCTCTCCGACGCGCACCTCACGCCCGGCCGGACGCGCCTGATCCACTGGGTGCGCTCCCTGGACGCCCTGGAACCCGACCTCGTCGTCAACACCGGCGACTCGCTCGCCCACCGCGACGCGATCGGCCCGTTCCTGGACGCCCTCGGCCCCCTCCTGGACCGTCCGGGCGTCTTCGTCTACGGCTCCAACGACCTGTACGCGCCGGTGTTCAAGAACCCGCTGCGCTACGTGTGGCGGACGAGCCGGTCCGACTACGCCAAGCGCTCGCGCGAACCGTCGCTGCCCTACCGCGAACTGGGCTCGTCCCTGCAGGCCGCGGGCTGGCTGGACCTGAACAACCGGATCGGTCGCCTGAAGGTCGGCGGCCTGGACGTCGAGTTCGGCGGCGTGGACGACACCCACATCGGCCGGGGCCGCTACGACCGCATCGCCGGCCCGGTGGACCCGCAGGCGGACGTCCACTTCGGCGTGATGCACTCGCCCGAACCGTCCGTCATGGACCGTTTCGTCGCCGACGGCTACGACCTGCTCCTCGCGGGCCACACCCACGGCGGCCAGGTCTGCGTGCCCTTCTACGGCGCGCTGGCGACGAACTGCGGCCTGGACCGTCCGCGCGTGAAGGGCCTGCACAAACACCGCGGCGCCTGGCTCCACGTCTCCGCAGGCCTCGGCACGTCCCCCAAGGCCCCCATGCGCTTCTGCTGCCCACCCGAGGCGACCCTCCTGACCCTCGTCCCGCGCTGACGGAAGAATCAGGGACGCATCACCCCCACGGATCCGCTAGAGTAGGCGAGGCGCTGGGAGAACGTACGACTCCCAGGCAGCCACCAACCGGGGTGTAGCGCAGCTTGGCAGCGCGCTTCGTTCGGGACGAAGAGGCCGTGGGTTCAAATCCCGCCACCCCGACCCAGAAGAGCTTTGAGGCCGGTTCCCCCTGCGGAGACCGGCCTCAGGTCTTTTACCCCCCGTCGATCCTGGAACTGAACGTCAGCTCGGCACCGACTCTGGCTCCCGCGACACAGTCGGCTTCCTTCACCGAAGACCTGCGGAGCGACCGCGTTCAGATCCGGTACCTGTCGATCACGCCGCAGCAGCCGCGTCCAAGCGGGCGACCATCGGCCCTGACCGGGCCGACTCACTCAGACGTGCGGTCCTTTGGATACAGCGGGTCCAAGCGATCAGCGTGGACGGTGTAGATGAACGGGCCAGGCAGGCCAGCAGCCTGGAGGATCGCCTCCTGATTGCTGATGAGACGGGCGGCATACTCCGTCGACTTCAGATCGGCTCGCGTGATCACGAAGCAGCGGGCCTCGTGCTGGGCGACCGCCTCGATCTCCACCCGGCGGTAGCGGATCTTCTTGTCCTTCATCAGCACGGGCCAACCCTGCCGCGCCGCTTCCTCGATCCACTCGACATCCGCGACGTGCTCGTCCTCGGGGATGCCGTAGTGCTCGGCCAGCGTGATGAGCTCCCAACCGGCGTCACGGAGCAGCTTCGGGACGAGGATGCGCCCCAAACTCCGATCGACGAAAAACCTAGGCTGCTGCTCTTGTTGCGGCACGCAGGGCGTCCTCGACTTCTTCCTGTGCCAGTCCGAACTCCAAGGCGACCGTCTGGAGCGGCTCCCCTGCCTGGAAGAGGTCGATGACGTCCTCGAGCTTGGCACCACCGCGCGCGAACCTCGGCCGGCCGAACGAGTGATCGGCATCAATGCGGACGTCGGCCACGCGGTACTGAGGCAACCGGATCATCCGCGCGTAACCGTCGTCGGCGAACTCGACCCTCCTCAGATAGTCTTCAACCACCTCCGCGAACACCACCTGCTTGTTCCGCATGACCACGAGCTCCCTGGCCGACGAGCCCTCGGGTGTGTCGGCTTCCTGCTCCGCGTAGTCATAGAGGACCTCTGCCCCGTCGGTGAACAGCCTGCTACTGGCCAGGGCATGTTCCAGGCCGAGCTCCCGTTTGATCACCTCTACCGCGGGTCTGATCCGCTGCATGGGTACGCCGGCATGACGGAAGGCCGCCAAGGCGTACGCCTCGGCCAGCCCCACGAACGGGACCGCCGGTTCGTTGCGCTTTCCGGGACGGACGGCCGTGATCACAGGCTCACCGTGCACACGGGCGCCACCTGGACGGTGCCGCTCATACCCGTACGCCCAAGTGGCGAGGGTCGACGCAGGCACGGCAAGGTAGTCGGCCGCCTCCGCAATGCCGTAGAGAGGAGTGGAGAATCGATCCACTGCCATACCTGGCCACCTCCGATCTCGACTGCCCAGGATGGAGCATCCAAGCAGACGAGGAAAGCCGTTCGCCGGATCTGGCCCATCCAGCCCACGGTCAGGTACGAAGGTTCATACCCTGCTCAGTCTTCGTTCCCGCCGTATTGCACCGGGGCCATCCTCGATTTTTGGACCATCTTGCCGATCACCTCGCGGCACGCGAGAGGCGGGGTCCGGTTGCCCCGCGTGACCGGCGCAGCCCAAGCCCGTGTCCGACGCTCGTCGTTACGTTGTGCGTTCACCGATCGGTGGGCAGGAAGCGGCTTGGTCTGCCGTGCCAGGTGATCAGCAGTGTGTCGCGGGCCCGGGTGGCGGCCACGAACAGCAGGGAGCGCGCCTGCTGGAGTTCGCGGCGGTGGCGTACTGGGTCGGCGTTCTCGTACTGCTGGATGAAGGCGCGCGGGACCGTGCCTTCGCTGATTCCGGCGATGACCATGTGCTGGTACTCAAGGCCCTTGAAGCGGTGCATGGTCCCGACGTGCACGGCGTCGTCGAGCTTGGGGCCGTCCGGGCCGATGGACGCGGCGCGGATCCCGGCCTTGCCGAGCCGGGATTCGACATCGGCGACCATGCTCCGCTCAGGGACGCAGACGGCGATCGATGGGGCCGTGGTGCCGGCCCACTCGGCGACCTGCTCGGCGATGAGTTCGAGTTCGTCCGGCCAGGTGCTCGCCGCCCGGAAGACCGGTCGGGGTCCGCGGAGGACGGATCGGTAGCCGTTCAGGTCGTCCTTGCCGTCGTCCAGGTCATCCCATGACTCGTCGCCGAGCAGGCCCAAGGCGGAGCCGAGGATCTCGTGGGTGGTGCGGTAGCTGAGAGTCAGCCGGGAGGACCGTCCACGGATGTTGATGCCCAAGCTGCCGAGCGTCACGTAATTGCCGTAGATCCGTTGGTGGGTGTCGCCCGCAATGAACATGTCGTTGTCGCCCTCGGGCACCATGGCCCGCAGCATTCTCCAGTGCGCGACGTTGAGGTCCTGAGCTTCGTCGACCACGACGTGCCCGTACCGGTAGTTCTCTCGGGCGATCGACCTGTCGGCGAGGTGAATGTTGAGGGGGCTCTCCGCGTGTGCCTTGATTTTGGACGCGCGTTCCAGTTCGAGCCGGGCGGCCTCCCAGGCGACCTGCCGGTAGGTCCATAGGTTCTTCTCGTCCAGCCGCATCGTGAACTTTTCCACGAGCTGCCAGATCTGGCTGCGCTGCGCGCGGCCGATGTTGCGTCCGCGGCCCGCTCGCCGTGCGCGGAAGTAGGCGGTCCGGGACCTCTCCCCGAGGCCGAGGATCACCTGGCTCCATTCGTCGTGCAGGAATTGCGGGTCCCACTGGTCCTCATCGAGCTCCAGCAAAAGCTCGCGCCATTCTCGGACGGCCCGTTCGTCGTCGATCCAGCGTCGTCTGCCCCCCGCCTGGGTGTCGCTGACGATGCCGGTCGCGAGTTTGTCGATGTTGACGATGTCGACGCGCTTGAGGATTTCCGGCCCGCCCAGCTCCAGGAGGCGATCGCGCAGGTCGGCGGCGAGGTTCTTGTTGAACGTCGTCAGCAACACCGGCCGGTCCTCGCCGGGAGGGAGCCGGTCGACCAAGTGCTTGACCCGGTGCAGGGCGACGATCGTCTTGCCAGTACCCGGCCCGCCGCTCACCCGTGCCGGTCCCCGGTAGTCCCGCTCGACGATCTTCCGCTGGGTGGGGTGGAGGAACACCTTCCAGCGCCCGAAGTCGCCGTCGAGTACCGACTGCAGGTCTGTGTCCTCGGTCGTGACCTTGGTCGCGGGACGGGCGAGCGCGGTGGCGTAGTCCGCCGGGTCGATCTCGTCGTCGGTCCTCACCGGACGGGTGACCTGTTCGAGGACCTCGTCGTACGTCTTGCCGTCATGCAGGGCGAGCAGGACCTCTTCGGTGAGTGCGGGTGCGAACTCGACAAGGGCGAGCAGGTCCTCCTCGGTGGTGATTTTCAGCGCGAGCTTGATCAGGGGCCCGGCGACACCGAGTTCGCGCAACTGCTCCTCGGCGAACCCGGCCAGGAGGGGCGCGGGCCGGGCGGACTCCGGAGCGGGTGCGGAAGGCTTCGGGACGTCCGGGGAGACCGGAGTGCTCGCCACAATGCTCAGGTCGACGAACTCGATTCCGCCTGTGACCTGGTTGATCTGGTAGCGGTACCGGTCGAGGTTGTCGTAGACGTCCTTCCGGTCCTTGACGGCCACCAGGATGTAGTCGCGGTTCCCGGCGTGCAGCAGCAGCGCCCGGTAGCTGTCGGTGACGCGCGCCGAGTAGAGCTGCGAGTCGCCCCTGAGCTGCTTCAGCCGCAGGCCCGGCGCGTCCGGGTTCTTGCGGAACTTGTGCTGGAATTCGTAGATGGCGCCCTTGATCGTGCGGGGGAGCTTCTGGATTTCCTTGTCGGCCTTGTCGAGCAGTCGCAGCGTCGCGCCGTCCTGAACGCTCATGCTCCCTCATTCGAGATCTTGGCGGCCAGTTCGTCGGCCGTCCACGCCTGTGCCGGACGCACTTCCCAGCCCGCCGCCGAGTAGGCACGGTCCCGGTCGGCCGCTTCCTGGTCGTCGCCGTGGAGGACCACGCCGACCTTGGTCTCTGGCCAGGCGAGCTCCGCCTGCCAAGCGTGTTCTCCCAATTCGTAGCCCACCTCGGGGGCGATGGCACCGGTCACGGACAGTGCCCGCGCCAACTCGGCCAATCCCGTCTCCTCCGGGTCGAGCATGTCGAACACCTCCGCCCAGGCCCGATCCGGAGCGGACGCGGGCGGCTTCGGAACGGGCGTCGGCGTGGGGCGCGGCCGGGTGGGCTCCGGGTAGGGACGGGTGGTGTCGAGCTTCGCTGCACCACCCTCGTCCTCGTCATCGAGAGGAAGCAGGCTCAGCGTCCGATTGAGGCCGATTCCGCCGGCCAGCGCGAGCGCGGACGGGTCGAAGCCGTCCAGAGCGGTGAACGCGAGCTGCCCGCCGTCACCGCCGCCATAGGCGAGGAACTGCACCAGGTTGCCCCAGTAGAGCCAGGCCAGCCAGCGACGCTCGTGGCCGTCGACGTCGGCCTCGATCGTCTCGGTGCGGTCGTCCACGAGGGTGAACGCCGACCAGACGCGGGTGCGCCTATCGACGATGGTGACGACCTGACAGCCCGAGTCGTCCCTTGCCCGTACAAGGACGAGATCTCCCGACATCGCGGCCGGTAGAGGTTCGGAGCGGAGGGCGGCGTTCAGCGCGCGTCCGATCGCCCCAGGCGCGGCCTGCGTCTTCTCCGCGCCGCTCTGGGCGACCATGCCGGAGAGTCCTGCGGTGGCCCGGCGCTGCCAGCGTTCAAGATCGGGTTCGGTGAGGAATGCCATGAGGGTCTGAACGGGGCTGGTCCAGATCAGCTCGGCGAGCTCGGCGGGGTCGCCGCCGAGCTGGAGGTAGATCTGCCGTGCGGCCTGTTGGGCGTTGCCCTGGTAGGGCTGCCAGACCGGCGACTCCGGTGCGCCACCGTGCGCCCAGTCGTTGACGTCGTCCCAGGCCAGCTGGAAGACGATGCGGCCGTCCGCGCGCAGGCGGGCTCGCTTGGCCGAGTCTCCGGCCAGCCGGTTGTTGTCCGGTGCCGCGTGCCAGGTGTAGCCGTCGAGGTAGACGTCGACCTGGAGCGGCGCGGCGTCCAGACGGCGGAAGGTCACGTCGGGACGGGTGCCCTTGATGGTGTTCTGGAGGATTACCTGCCAATGCACGACCGAACCGTCAGGGGCGGTGATGCGGAGGTCGGCGGTCCGCCGATCGTTGACGCGCCCGCCCAGGCCGAGGGAGCGTCCCGCGCCGGGTTTGGCCGCCCAGCTCTTCAGACCGGTGAGGAAGCGGGCTTCGAGCTCGCTTTCCACCTGGTCCCAAAGGGAAATGTCGTCGGTATTGGCGACAGAGTCGGTCTCCCAGTCCTGCAGCAGGTCCTGGAGCATCTCGACCGCGAGTGCCCGATCGGCCTTGTCGAACTCCGGCCCTGGGACGTGGGAGAGAAGGCAGCGGTGGCATGCCGCTTTGCCCCCCTCTTCGGCGCAGGAACAGGTCTGGACGATGTCGAGCGCTCTTTCCAGTACTTCTTTGAATCCCTCTTCCGAGGACATGCGGTGCAGGTATCCGGTGCCGCCGGGCAGCGTGTCGTGCAGCACGAGGAAGCGCCGCTGGTACCCGGTCTGTTGGTCGGGCATCGTGGCGGTCACGATGTCGAGGTGGGCGGGGTCGCCGCCGTATTTGGCGGCCACCCCCGCCATCAGCGCCGCCCGGAACGTCACCGTCCGTTCGGCGATCATCGTGGTGGCGACCGGGACGAGGATGCGCAGTGCCTCGGTACGCAGCTCATGCGCCAGCACCAGCTTCAGGTGCTCGACGTCCGAGCCGCGGCGTTGTGGGCACCACCCGCGGTGATGACCGGGGGAGTTGTCGTAACCGGTGCCGGTTCCGGCGAACCGGCCCGCCGCCTCCGGCGGGCCGTCGGCGGTCGCACCACCGCACGTGGTGCAGACGAAGAAGGGATTGATGCGCCGCAGGTCCCCGGCGAACGCATCAGTCGGCGGCCTGTCCATCCGCGCGGCACCGAGATTGAAGTCGCGGATCATCGCGTGCCGGGTGAAATCCACTCCGAACGTCTGCTTGGTGCGCCGCCAGGAGCCCGCCGCGATCTGGTCCCGGGGGATGTCGACGGCGACCGCGGTCTCGTAATAGCGGCGCTGCCGGTCATCGTGGTCGTCGCGGATCCGTGCGTCATCACGCCGGTCTTCGGCGGTCACACGGGTGGGCACCAGGACGTTGTGCAGCGCGCTGCTGTCGCCGATCTGGGTGTTGCGGCAGCGAGGGCAGGGAGCGGTGTGCTCGGCGGCAGCGGTGGTCCTCACGTAACCGCAGTCCTGGCAGACCCGCCATTGGCGCCAGGCGGGCCGCTGCGCCGAACCGATGTCCAGTCCCGACACGGTGTGGCGGTAGCCGCGGATATAGAAGCTGTTACCGGGCGCGAGTTCGGTCAGAGCGATCGACGCCTCGCGCGTGTACTCGCGCAGTTCACTGTGGAAGCGACGGTCACCCCGCTCGTCGCTTCCAGCGGCGTCGGAGCGCTCCTCCCACTTGAGGGTGGCCTCAAGCGCGGTGCGGCTATCGAGAAGGGAGTAGTTGGGCAGCAACCCCAGATCCACCAGTGTCTGATGCGCGTTGCCGCGTCCGATCTCCCCGATGCGTCTCTGCACCGCCCTGCGTTCCGCCTGAAGTTCCCGCTTGCGGGCGAGCTGCTCGGCATCGGATTCGGCCATGGCGGCGATTGCGCTGTCGATGACCTCCAGCCGGGCGCGCAGGTCCGCGAGCCGGTCGTTCCAGACTCGCACCACCTGCTCGACGGTCTCTCTCAGCCCGGAGCTGGCGAAGGCGCGCAGTTCGTCCGCCGCCTCATCGGAGACTCGGCCGTCGAAGAGCGCGAGGAACTCTTCCACCAGTGTCCGGCCCTGTGCGAGAGCGGACTCCTGAAAGGACGCCAGCCAACCCGAATCGCCGAACAGCGCCGATGCCAGGTTCGGTAGCGGCAGCACACCGGGAAGCCGGTCGCGCGCCGCCAGGTCCACGAGGTGTGCCGCGTACTGCCGCCGCAGGATCTCCACCGCGGAGAGATAACTGCCGGGCGGGACGATCTCTCCGGCGATCATCTGACGCGGATCGGCCAGAAAGTATTGGTCGCGCGGATTACGGCCGACCATCGTCAGCACGAACGCGTTGCCCGACTTTCGGCCGGCGCGTCCGGATCGCTGCACATAGTTGGCGGGGCCGTGGGGCAGGGAACCGAGGATGACGGCGGACAGGTCACCGATGTCGATACCCAGCTCAAGGGTGGGTGTGCAAGAAAGCACGTTCGGATCGTTGTAACGCTTGCCCTCACGGAACGCCTGTTCGACCTGCTCACGTTGCGGCCGGGTGAGAGCGCCGGTGTGCTCGGCGGTGGTGACGCGGAACGGCTGAGTGTTGAGATACAGACGGCGGTAGTAGTCGTCCTTGTGCCGCTCGTTCCGGGCGTCCTCCGGGCGGCCGAGCACTCCAGGGCAGCGGTAGCGGGGGCAGGGGAAGCCCAACCACTGGTTCGCGTGCGCGGGGTGAACGGTCTGCTCCCAGCGGCACACCGGGCAGATGACTCCGGCGTCCACCACCTGGTCGTTCGCCAGCTTCCACACCTGGATGTGTCCGGGCAGCAGCCCATAGATCTTCGTGCTGCCGTCCCCGGCGGTACGACGCGCGATGACGTCCTCATCGACGAGGACGTCCAGCAGGCGGGCCAGGTACGGGGTGGCGTCCTCGGGTTTCAGACCGAGACAGCGCGAAGTCCAGTCGGGGTACCAGCCCTGGCGGTTCGTGATGCCGTCGAACTCGGTCCGGTCCTTGCGACCGCCGAGGACGAAACGCGGAGCGGACAGACCGCGCGGGAACGCGGGCATGCCGTCGGGACGCTGACCCCAGATCGTCCCGAAACGCTTGGCGCCGGCCTGCTCGATCCACCGATCGAGCCAGTGGTGCTTGACTCCGCCGCGCATCCGCATGCGTTCCAGCAGGCCGCGGATGTAGGCGACGTAGATTTCTCGCGAGGGGAGGCCGGTCAACGCGGCGGGACCGCGCAGTTGCAGGTCGCGGGCCAGGTCGGCGATGCGTCCGGGGTCGTCGAGGAGGACCTCGGCGGCGGCAGTGCGGGTGAGCTCCAGCGTGCGGCCCTGCCGAGAGCGCAGTCCGAACTCCATGACGGTCTGGAACGCCAGCCGTTCGCCGATCAGGTCCCAGGTCCGGGCCGACCCTTCGCTCTCACCCGCGAGGAGTTCGTCCACGTCGTCGCGGTCGTGCAGGTCGGGCGGAACGACCGAGGGCAGGTAGGACGGGTCGCTGGCCTCCTTGATGACGTTGGAGATCAGCGTGTTGAGCGGGGTCGCCGTCACGGAGTCGAGCTCGTACGCCAGCAGCGCACGCAGCGAGAAACTGTAGGACCGGTTGGAGACGAACCCGGCCCGATGCGCGGCGTCCTGCACCGAGTCGTTGAACAGCAGCGTCTTGCGCTGAGCGCCGTGGAGCTGGCCGCCGGTGAACAGCTCGGTGACGGCGACCGAGGCGAGCGCCGCCAGACCGGAACCCAGGAAGCGCGTGCCCTGATCCATGTTGCAGGCGGGGCAACGATCGTTCTCGGCGTTCTTGTTGGCCTCCCTGGAGTGGGTCAGGTTGGCCAGGACGAAGACGTCCGGCTGCTCGCCCGTCCGCACGGCTTGCAGATCTCGCGCGGGGTCGAGCGGACGCACGTGCCGGCCGTCGGCTTCGAGGACGAGGACGTCCGGGCCGGGCCGGCCGGCCGCCCGCGCCTCGACCTCGTCGTTCGTCGCGGTGATGAGGGCGCGCAGAAGCCGCTTGTCCTGGATGCCCGCCCGGTAGATCTTCTCCGGATCGTTGATCAGGTCGTGCGGGTCGCGTTCGGGGGAGATGGCGGCCCACCCGGACCGGCCGCAATGCCGGCAGTAGACGGCGGGAAGCAGCTCACGGCCGCCGCCGGTCAGCGTCGTGTCGACGTCGATGGGCGGCGCGGCCTCCCCGTGCCAGGCGAAACCGGGCTTGGGAGCGACCGCGCGCAGCAGGCGGCTCACCGACCGGACCCACAGGTGCGTCTCGATATGGAGGAACGGGCGGGCGGGGTCGTCCGGATTGCGCGCCGTGGACAGAAGCGCGATGAACCGACTCAGCGCAGTGATCGCCTGGGTCTTCCGTTGCCGGAAGGCCGCGCCCCAGCTGTAGGCGTTGTGCTGGGGCAGGAACTCCAGGATGCGCTCCGGGAGTTCGGGATTGCCGTCCAGGTCCTCGAACATCGCCGCCAGCACCGCCCGGGTGAGGACGTGCTGCTTGAGCACTCCACCGAGCTCGGCCTCGGACAGGCCGGTGCGCCCGGTGACGGCCTCCGCGATGCGATCCATGGCGGACGGGTCTTCGTGCGGTTCGGGGAAGGCCGCCAGTTCCTGCGGGTCGGGCAGCGGCAGGCCGTAGTCGATCGCACTGCGCGCGATGAACTCGTCGACCGTGCGCCGGTTCTCCCCGACGATCGAGTCCGCGTCGAACTCCGTCCCGAAGACGGTGGACGCGACTTCCCGGATCTTCTCGCCGTCGCCGCCCTCGCCGAGCGTGGCGCTCGTGGCCACCGGGCAGATCCGGCCGAGCGGCCTGCCGGGCTCGCTGTGGCCGGTCGCGGCTGCGAGCCGGCGGAGCAGCATCGCGACGTCGGTGCCCTGGGCG
Proteins encoded in this region:
- a CDS encoding PIN-like domain-containing protein, with translation MPQQEQQPRFFVDRSLGRILVPKLLRDAGWELITLAEHYGIPEDEHVADVEWIEEAARQGWPVLMKDKKIRYRRVEIEAVAQHEARCFVITRADLKSTEYAARLISNQEAILQAAGLPGPFIYTVHADRLDPLYPKDRTSE
- a CDS encoding UvrD-helicase domain-containing protein; amino-acid sequence: MSVQDGATLRLLDKADKEIQKLPRTIKGAIYEFQHKFRKNPDAPGLRLKQLRGDSQLYSARVTDSYRALLLHAGNRDYILVAVKDRKDVYDNLDRYRYQINQVTGGIEFVDLSIVASTPVSPDVPKPSAPAPESARPAPLLAGFAEEQLRELGVAGPLIKLALKITTEEDLLALVEFAPALTEEVLLALHDGKTYDEVLEQVTRPVRTDDEIDPADYATALARPATKVTTEDTDLQSVLDGDFGRWKVFLHPTQRKIVERDYRGPARVSGGPGTGKTIVALHRVKHLVDRLPPGEDRPVLLTTFNKNLAADLRDRLLELGGPEILKRVDIVNIDKLATGIVSDTQAGGRRRWIDDERAVREWRELLLELDEDQWDPQFLHDEWSQVILGLGERSRTAYFRARRAGRGRNIGRAQRSQIWQLVEKFTMRLDEKNLWTYRQVAWEAARLELERASKIKAHAESPLNIHLADRSIARENYRYGHVVVDEAQDLNVAHWRMLRAMVPEGDNDMFIAGDTHQRIYGNYVTLGSLGINIRGRSSRLTLSYRTTHEILGSALGLLGDESWDDLDDGKDDLNGYRSVLRGPRPVFRAASTWPDELELIAEQVAEWAGTTAPSIAVCVPERSMVADVESRLGKAGIRAASIGPDGPKLDDAVHVGTMHRFKGLEYQHMVIAGISEGTVPRAFIQQYENADPVRHRRELQQARSLLFVAATRARDTLLITWHGRPSRFLPTDR
- a CDS encoding DUF433 domain-containing protein gives rise to the protein MAVDRFSTPLYGIAEAADYLAVPASTLATWAYGYERHRPGGARVHGEPVITAVRPGKRNEPAVPFVGLAEAYALAAFRHAGVPMQRIRPAVEVIKRELGLEHALASSRLFTDGAEVLYDYAEQEADTPEGSSARELVVMRNKQVVFAEVVEDYLRRVEFADDGYARMIRLPQYRVADVRIDADHSFGRPRFARGGAKLEDVIDLFQAGEPLQTVALEFGLAQEEVEDALRAATRAAA
- a CDS encoding metallophosphoesterase — protein: MGRSGRRTVRKLYAVPLGLAAAGAATFGYASVIERNWFRLRRVEVPVLPPGRPAIKVLHLSDAHLTPGRTRLIHWVRSLDALEPDLVVNTGDSLAHRDAIGPFLDALGPLLDRPGVFVYGSNDLYAPVFKNPLRYVWRTSRSDYAKRSREPSLPYRELGSSLQAAGWLDLNNRIGRLKVGGLDVEFGGVDDTHIGRGRYDRIAGPVDPQADVHFGVMHSPEPSVMDRFVADGYDLLLAGHTHGGQVCVPFYGALATNCGLDRPRVKGLHKHRGAWLHVSAGLGTSPKAPMRFCCPPEATLLTLVPR
- a CDS encoding GatB/YqeY domain-containing protein; translation: MSDLKARLETDLSAAMKARDELRTRTLRMALTAVKNEEVAGKKARELSDDDVVKVLAREAKKRREAATAFADAGRAEQAQAERDENGVLDAYLPAQLADAELTALVADAIAETGAAGPRGIGQVMKVVNPKVAGRAEGGRVAAEVKRQLTA